From Dethiosulfovibrio russensis, a single genomic window includes:
- a CDS encoding MarR family winged helix-turn-helix transcriptional regulator: protein MEFDGNMEDRLKVYREIAELMFSVHNRFKELESKPKDFGTDDLLYSTEIHTIVAVGGNPNSNLTELAELLGVSKSSVSKFVKKLLEKGYIVKTRARDNRKEVFFELTERGWTAYRGHEIFSEKLFGKVYDILKKGEDGDALVVRRFLEVLNEESSRIL, encoded by the coding sequence ATGGAGTTTGATGGGAACATGGAGGACAGACTCAAAGTCTACAGGGAGATAGCCGAGCTGATGTTCAGCGTCCATAACAGGTTCAAAGAGTTGGAAAGCAAACCGAAGGATTTCGGTACGGATGATCTTCTTTACTCCACCGAGATCCATACGATCGTGGCCGTAGGAGGAAATCCGAACTCCAACCTTACGGAGTTGGCCGAGTTGCTGGGTGTGTCCAAGAGTTCGGTCTCCAAGTTCGTCAAGAAACTCCTGGAGAAGGGTTACATAGTAAAGACAAGGGCTCGAGATAACCGCAAGGAGGTTTTCTTCGAGCTTACGGAGAGGGGATGGACGGCTTATAGAGGGCACGAGATCTTCTCCGAGAAGCTGTTCGGAAAGGTCTACGACATATTGAAAAAGGGCGAGGACGGGGACGCGTTGGTCGTCCGAAGGTTCCTCGAGGTGCTGAACGAGGAGAGCAGTAGGATCCTGTAG
- a CDS encoding transglutaminase-like domain-containing protein: MTTITENLVKDCSTDIEKMEKIYLFVRDEIVFDMMSGMLVSSDEVLTMGRGSCMNKAVLLKDMAKAAGIPSRLHFMEVRKEALEDLLHPGAYKLWPDSFLHTYPEVRLSDEWVSMEATFDAPLHEKLLEKRLNFGKHEERRNNSIEFSSKGVVGAQQGTAIEGAEPIFADDLLPLKRHLEEVPDWLAEMVPYLCDISSKWVREKVRS, translated from the coding sequence GTGACTACTATAACGGAGAATTTGGTGAAGGATTGCTCTACGGACATCGAGAAGATGGAAAAAATATATCTTTTCGTGAGAGACGAGATAGTCTTCGACATGATGTCTGGAATGCTGGTGTCCTCCGATGAGGTCCTTACGATGGGTCGTGGTTCCTGCATGAACAAGGCGGTTCTCCTGAAGGATATGGCGAAAGCCGCGGGTATCCCATCCAGACTGCACTTCATGGAGGTTCGGAAGGAGGCCTTGGAGGATCTTCTTCATCCGGGAGCCTATAAACTGTGGCCCGATAGCTTCCTGCACACCTATCCGGAGGTTCGACTTTCGGATGAATGGGTGTCCATGGAGGCCACCTTCGACGCTCCTCTGCACGAAAAACTTCTGGAAAAGCGGTTGAACTTCGGCAAACACGAAGAACGAAGGAATAACAGCATAGAGTTTTCCTCCAAAGGCGTTGTAGGAGCTCAACAGGGCACGGCGATAGAGGGAGCCGAGCCTATCTTTGCCGATGATCTGCTTCCTCTGAAAAGGCATCTGGAAGAAGTTCCCGATTGGCTTGCCGAGATGGTCCCCTACCTCTGCGATATCTCCAGTAAATGGGTGAGAGAAAAAGTTCGTTCCTGA